In Cydia pomonella isolate Wapato2018A chromosome 1, ilCydPomo1, whole genome shotgun sequence, one genomic interval encodes:
- the LOC133523235 gene encoding peptidyl-prolyl cis-trans isomerase-like 3: protein MSVTLHTDVGDIKIELFCEQCPRTCENFLALCASDYYNGCLFHRNIKGFIVQTGDPSGTGKGGTSIWGKKFEDEFREDLKHNARGMVSMANNGPNTNGSQFFITYGEQPHLDLKYTLFGRVLDGFEALDDLEKMAVNPKTYKPLNDAKITSVTIHANPLAG from the exons ATGTCTGTTACGTTGCATACAGATGTTGGTGATATAAAAATCGAATTATTCTGCGAGCAGTGTCCAAGAACATGTGAAAATTTTCTGGCACTTTGTGCAAGCGATTATTACAACGGCTGTTTATTTCATCGAAACATAAAA GGATTTATAGTTCAAACAGGTGATCCTTCAGGAACAGGCAAAGGAGGGACCTCTATCTGGGGTAAAAAATTTGAAGATGAATTTAGAGAAGATTTAAAG CACAATGCAAGAGGGATGGTGAGCATGGCAAACAATGGTCCAAACACCAATGGCAGTCAGTTTTTCATTACCTATGGGGAGCAACCACATTTGGACTTGAAATACACATTGTTTGGAAG GGTCTTAGATGGTTTTGAAGCTCTTGATGACTTAGagaagatggcagtaaatccGAAAACATACAAGCCACTTAACGATGCCAAAATCACATCAGTTACAATACACGCAAATCCTTTGGCTGGTTAA